One stretch of Hemitrygon akajei chromosome 18, sHemAka1.3, whole genome shotgun sequence DNA includes these proteins:
- the LOC140741372 gene encoding glucose-6-phosphatase catalytic subunit 1-like: MEAGMDLLHSSGVEMVQYLQVNYRDSQSWFTFISVAADLRNTFYVFFPIWFHLYEAVGIKLIWVAVIGDWLNLIFKWFLFGHRPYWWVHETTLYTNSSLPTLQQFPLTCETGPGSPSGHAMGSAGVWYVMITAFLTFGLQKKLTGFQKWCLHVLLWAVFCMIQICVCASRVFLAAHFPHQVFTGVISGMVVAEAFGRINAIYNASLKKYLQITLLLFSFALGFYLLLKALGVDLLWSVEKAQRWCAQAEWVHIDTTPFAGLVRNMGALFGLGLALNSPIYTKSCKGKRGQQFCFRFICVVASLIILHLFDSVKPPTQREFLFYFLSFCKSAAVPLAAAAFVPFCVSQVVHRQEKKEL, from the exons ATGGAGGCTGGCATGGACCTGCTCCACAGCTCTGGCGTGGAGATGGTGCAGTATCTCCAGGTGAACTACAGGGACTCCCAGAGCTGGTTCACTTTCATCTCTGTGGCTGCCGACCTGAGAAACACTTTCTACGTTTTCTTCCCCATCTGGTTCCACCTGTACGAGGCAGTGGGCATCAAACTCATCTGGGTGGCCGTCATCGGAGACTGGCTCAACCTCATCTTTAAATG GTTTTTATTTGGACATAGGCCTTACTGGTGGGTGCACGAGACTACGCTTTACACTAACTCCTCTCTTCCAACGCTGCAACAATTTCCTTTAACCTGTGAGACTGGTCCAG GAAGTCCATCTGGTCATGCAATGGGTTCAGCTGGTGTCTGGTATGTGATGATCACTGCATTCCTGACCTTTGGATTACAGAAGAAGCTCACAGGCTTCCAAAAATG GTGTCTCCATGTTCTGCTGTGGGCTGTATTTTGCATGATCCAGATCTGTGTTTGCGCATCCAGGGTCTTTCTAGCTGCTCATTTCCCACATCAGGTTTTCACAGGAGTTATTTCAG GAATGGTTGTGGCTGAGGCATTTGGCCGGATTAATGCAATCTACAATGCAAGCCTTAAGAAATATCTGCAGATCACTCTCTTGCTGTTCTCCTTTGCTCTGGGTTTCTACCTGCTGTTGAAAGCGCTGGGAGTCGACCTGCTGTGGTCAGTGGAGAAAGCCCAGAGATGGTGTGCCCAAGCCGAGTGGGTCCACATTGACACCACTCCCTTCGCTGGGCTGGTCAGGAACATGGGAGCCTTGTTTGGACTGGGTTTGGCTCTGAACTCGCCCATTTACACCAAGAGCTGCAAGGGGAAGAGAGGCCAGCAGTTCTGCTTCAGATTCATCTGCGTTGTGGCCTCGTTGATCATCCTGCACCTGTTTGACTCTGTGAAGCCTCCAACGCAGAGggaatttctgttttatttcctgTCCTTCTGCAAAAGTGCCGCCGTGCCTCTGGCAGCTGCAGCTTTTGTCCCGTTTTGTGTGTCACAGGTTGTACACAGACAGGAGAAGAAGGAACTATAA